One Pieris napi unplaced genomic scaffold, ilPieNapi1.2, whole genome shotgun sequence genomic window carries:
- the LOC125062975 gene encoding histone H1B-like, which yields MADTAVASETPAPATPAKKAPKAAAAAKKPKARPTHPKTSEMVNSAIKELKERSGSSLQAIKKYIASNYSLDAERLAPFIRKYLKRAVASGTLIQTKGKGASGSFKIDSKSGTGGAAKKATATSASSGGRGSAAAASSAAKSAKKPSAPAKKTAASAGARSKKAAAAAASAVESASPAKAGGRGGAARDKKAAAAAKRKPAPDRHPWCAKQRRARPRPSTTLRQAAPALRSQLRFSRVETKTRLIRGEAYFRFKNQYQRNRLHQTKLHFRPVSHPLLNITPPMTSATRPPHSPRRRHRGPAPSCKPRV from the coding sequence atggcCGACACAGCAGTAGCATCGGAGACACCCGCGCCGGCGACGCCCGCGAAGAAAGCACCAAAAGCGGCAGCCGCCGCGAAAAAACCCAAGGCCAGACCGACGCACCCCAAGACGTCCGAAATGGTGAACAGCGCGATCAAAGAGTTGAAGGAGAGGAGCGGATCGTCCCTGCAGGCGATCAAGAAGTACATCGCCTCGAATTATAGCCTCGACGCCGAGAGGTTGGCGCCGTTCATAAGAAAGTATCTGAAACGCGCGGTCGCCTCCGGCACCCTGATCCAGACTAAGGGCAAGGGCGCATCGGGCTCGTTCAAGATTGACAGCAAGTCGGGCACCGGCGGCGCGGCGAAGAAGGCGACGGCCACCTCCGCGTCCTCCGGCGGTAGGGGCTCCGCCGCGGCGGCGTCCTCCGCGGCCAAATCGGCGAAGAAGCCGAGCGCACCCGCCAAGAAGACCGCCGCGAGCGCCGGCGCCAGGAGCAAGAAGGCCGCCGCAGCGGCGGCATCGGCCGTCGAGTCCGCCTCGCCGGCTAAAGCGGGCGGAAGGGGCGGCGCCGCCAGAGATAAGAAAGCGGCGGCGGCGGCCAAGAGGAAACCGGCCCCGGACCGTCACCCATGGTGCGCGAAACAGCGCCGAGCTCGGCCACGGCCAAGCACCACGCTGCGCCAAGCTGCTCCAGCTTTGCGGAGCCAGCTCCGCTTCAGCCGAGTCGAGACCAAGACACGCCTCATCAGAGGCGAAGCCTACTTCCGATTCAAAAATCAATACCAAAGAAATCGCCTTCATCAAACAAAACTGCATTTCAGGCCGGTGAGTCACCCGCTACTAAACATCACGCCACCGATGACGTCAGCCACCCGCCCGCCGCACTCCCCGCGTCGGCGACATCGCGGCCCGGCACCGAGTTGCAAGCCGCGCGTGTGA